Part of the Candidatus Planktophila sp. genome, TATTAGATATCGAAGTAGAGTTCGAACTCAGCTGGATGTGGTCGAAGACGAACATAATCAACCTCTTGCTTGCGCTTGAAATCAATCCATGTATCGATGAGATCCTTAGTAAATACTCCACCTTTGAGCAAGAACTCGTGGTCGCGCTCTAAATTATTGAGCACTTCATCGAGTGAACCTGGTACCTGTGGAATTGCCGCAGCCTCTTCGCCA contains:
- a CDS encoding type I glutamate--ammonia ligase, encoding GEEAAAIPQVPGSLDEVLNNLERDHEFLLKGGVFTKDLIDTWIDFKRKQEVDYVRLRPHPAEFELYFDI